A DNA window from Mobula birostris isolate sMobBir1 chromosome 3, sMobBir1.hap1, whole genome shotgun sequence contains the following coding sequences:
- the LOC140195253 gene encoding cyclin-dependent kinase inhibitor 1-like — MAESTPSPCEQWQAQAAKNRPVCRNLFGPVDRQQLQSELETELRIGLEAAARRWAFDFEAERPLPGDMQWEAVPNQDVPSFYRMVCVASLMNPLGSREGVEMGTPSTEKKPVLPHGRKRRQALITDFYVMKRRFRPLDAEAKP, encoded by the exons GCCGAGTCGACGCCATCTCCCTGCGAACAGTGGCAGGCCCAGGCCGCCAAGAACAGGCCAGTATGCCGGAACCTCTTCGGGCCGGTGGACAGGCAGCAGCTGCAATCAGAGCTGGAAACCGAGCTGAGGATCGGCCTGGAGGCCGCAGCCAGGAGATGGGCCTTCGACTTCGAAGCAGAGCGGCCGCTGCCAGGCGACATGCAGTGGGAGGCCGTCCCGAACCAGGACGTCCCGTCCTTTTACCGAATGGTATGTGTTGCCTCGCTGATGAACCCCCTGGGGTCGAGGGAGGGAGTTGAGATGGGCACCCCGTCGACTGAGAAAAAGCCAGTTCTGCCCCATGGACGCAAGAGGAGGCAGGCTCTCATCACAG ATTTCTACGTTATGAAGAGAAGGTTCAGGCCACTGGATGCCGAGGCTAAGCCTTAA